The Streptomyces sp. CC0208 genome window below encodes:
- a CDS encoding VOC family protein yields MAIQRMDNVGIVVEDLDAAVAFFVELGMELEGRAEVEGPVADRCTGLDGVHCEIAMVRTPDGHSRLELAKYRSPAAISTEPRNRPHNILGTHRVMFAVDDLEDTVARLRPHGAELLGGIARFEDSYLLCYVRGPEGVIVGLAERLG; encoded by the coding sequence ATGGCGATTCAGCGGATGGACAACGTCGGCATCGTCGTCGAGGACCTGGACGCCGCCGTCGCGTTCTTCGTGGAACTCGGTATGGAGCTGGAGGGCAGGGCCGAGGTCGAGGGACCTGTCGCCGACCGGTGCACCGGACTCGACGGCGTCCACTGCGAGATCGCGATGGTCCGGACCCCGGACGGTCACAGCCGGCTCGAACTGGCGAAGTACCGCAGCCCCGCGGCGATCAGCACCGAGCCGCGGAACCGGCCGCACAACATCCTGGGCACGCACCGCGTGATGTTCGCGGTCGACGACCTCGAGGACACCGTCGCCCGCCTGCGCCCTCACGGTGCCGAACTCCTCGGCGGGATCGCCCGGTTCGAGGACAGCTATCTGCTCTGCTACGTCCGCGGCCCGGAGGGCGTCATCGTCGGCCTGGCCGAGCGACTCGGCTGA
- a CDS encoding excalibur calcium-binding domain-containing protein, with protein sequence MNLLRKPGAIVVAALALAVLPGAASAHDGDHPFANCSEAYAAGYANIPKGDEHYGSHLDRDGDGIGCDRPPADFKAHDDQAAAPAEDTGKKGTHLAETGGGGDTTVYVAAAGSAVLLTGGALVASARRRRAER encoded by the coding sequence GTGAACCTGCTCCGCAAGCCCGGCGCCATCGTCGTCGCCGCGCTGGCGCTGGCCGTGCTGCCGGGCGCCGCCTCGGCACACGACGGTGACCACCCGTTCGCGAACTGCTCCGAGGCGTACGCCGCCGGTTACGCGAACATCCCCAAGGGCGACGAGCACTACGGCAGTCATCTCGACCGGGACGGCGACGGCATCGGCTGCGACCGGCCGCCCGCGGACTTCAAGGCCCACGACGACCAGGCCGCGGCACCGGCCGAGGACACCGGCAAGAAGGGGACGCACCTCGCCGAGACCGGCGGCGGTGGCGACACCACCGTGTACGTCGCCGCCGCCGGCTCGGCCGTCCTGCTCACCGGCGGTGCGCTGGTGGCGTCGGCCCGCAGGCGCCGCGCCGAGCGCTGA
- a CDS encoding oxidoreductase gives MSGWSAEDVPAQGGRVAVVTGANSGIGYVTARELARRGARVLLACRSEARGVGARDRLVGEVPGAEVEFARLDLGDLASVREFATTYPYDRLDLLVNNAGVMALPYGTTADGFETQFGVNHLGHFALTGLLMPTILATPAARVVAVSSTAHALANIDIDDLNSERRYRRWVAYARSKTANLLFVHELSRRLAAHGTDVIGVAAHPGYAATNLQTAGPKMAGRGAVERFMRVGNRFFAQSAEAGALSTLYAATAPEVPPDSFTGPSLAGWRGSPAPSWRAPWTRDDRASRRLWTVSEKLTGVAYDVLKV, from the coding sequence ATGTCGGGTTGGAGTGCCGAGGATGTCCCCGCCCAAGGCGGTCGCGTTGCCGTGGTCACCGGGGCCAACAGTGGCATCGGGTACGTCACCGCGCGGGAACTCGCTCGTCGGGGCGCCCGCGTACTGCTCGCCTGTCGGAGCGAGGCGCGGGGCGTCGGGGCCCGGGACCGGCTGGTCGGCGAAGTTCCGGGTGCGGAGGTGGAGTTCGCCCGGCTGGACCTCGGGGACCTGGCCTCCGTACGGGAGTTCGCGACGACGTATCCCTACGACCGCCTCGACCTGCTGGTCAACAACGCGGGCGTGATGGCGCTGCCGTACGGCACGACCGCGGACGGCTTCGAGACGCAGTTCGGGGTGAACCACCTGGGCCACTTCGCGCTGACCGGCCTGTTGATGCCGACGATCCTCGCGACACCCGCCGCACGCGTCGTCGCCGTCTCCAGCACGGCGCACGCGCTGGCCAACATCGACATCGACGACCTCAACAGCGAGCGCCGCTACCGGCGTTGGGTCGCCTACGCCCGCTCCAAGACCGCCAACCTGCTCTTCGTCCACGAACTGTCCCGCAGGCTGGCGGCCCACGGCACGGACGTGATCGGCGTAGCGGCGCACCCCGGGTACGCGGCCACCAACCTCCAGACGGCGGGCCCGAAGATGGCCGGGCGCGGGGCGGTGGAACGCTTCATGCGGGTCGGCAACCGCTTCTTCGCCCAGTCCGCCGAGGCGGGCGCTCTCTCCACCCTCTACGCGGCCACCGCCCCCGAGGTACCGCCCGACTCCTTCACCGGCCCGTCCCTGGCAGGGTGGCGCGGCTCCCCGGCCCCCTCCTGGCGGGCCCCCTGGACCCGCGACGACCGGGCATCCCGGCGCCTTTGGACCGTCTCCGAGAAGCTCACGGGGGTGGCGTACGACGTCCTGAAGGTCTGA
- a CDS encoding LysE family translocator, whose amino-acid sequence MVPTDRLLAFAAMSFLLIVVPGPSVLFVIGRALAQGRRAALTTVAGNTVGAYVLVLAVAFGVGSVVERSVLVFTTLKLAGAAYLVYLGVKAWRGRGSLRAAFAEDVSAAAAGHGGLRTFWEGFAVGVTNPKTIVFFAAVLPQFVDRGQGGVAAQMLLLGLVFNVIALVSDAVWGLVAATARGWFARSPRRLSAVGGVGGLTMIGLGVTVAVTGRKD is encoded by the coding sequence ATGGTGCCCACCGACCGTCTCCTCGCCTTCGCGGCCATGTCGTTCCTGCTGATCGTGGTCCCCGGACCCAGCGTGCTGTTCGTGATCGGCCGGGCGCTCGCGCAGGGCCGGCGCGCCGCCCTGACCACGGTGGCCGGGAACACGGTCGGCGCCTACGTCCTGGTCCTCGCCGTGGCGTTCGGGGTCGGCTCGGTCGTGGAGCGCTCGGTGCTGGTCTTCACCACCCTGAAGCTCGCCGGTGCCGCCTACCTCGTGTACCTGGGCGTCAAGGCGTGGCGCGGGCGCGGGTCGCTGCGTGCGGCGTTCGCCGAGGACGTGTCGGCGGCCGCGGCGGGGCACGGCGGTCTGCGCACGTTCTGGGAGGGGTTCGCGGTCGGTGTGACCAACCCCAAGACGATCGTGTTCTTCGCCGCGGTGCTGCCGCAGTTCGTGGACCGCGGCCAGGGCGGTGTGGCCGCGCAGATGCTGCTGCTCGGGTTGGTGTTCAACGTCATCGCGCTGGTCTCCGACGCCGTGTGGGGCCTGGTCGCGGCGACCGCGCGGGGCTGGTTCGCCCGCTCACCGCGCCGTCTCTCCGCGGTGGGCGGGGTCGGCGGACTGACCATGATCGGCCTGGGCGTGACGGTGGCGGTGACCGGCCGGAAGGACTGA
- the nirD gene encoding nitrite reductase small subunit NirD yields MTLAPETTDLKVELQLNGDWFAVCELARLLPGRGVAALLPDGRQAALFRDRAGRLYAVDNRDPFGGAAVLSRGLTGTHQGRPFVASPLLKQRFDLETGQCLDDESVRIATYEVRAA; encoded by the coding sequence ATGACCCTGGCACCCGAGACCACCGACCTGAAGGTCGAACTCCAGCTGAACGGCGACTGGTTCGCGGTCTGCGAGCTGGCCCGGCTGCTCCCCGGCCGGGGAGTGGCGGCCCTGCTGCCCGACGGACGGCAGGCGGCCCTGTTCCGCGACCGCGCGGGCCGGCTGTACGCCGTCGACAACCGCGACCCCTTCGGTGGCGCGGCGGTCCTCTCCCGGGGCCTCACCGGCACCCACCAGGGGCGCCCGTTCGTGGCCTCGCCCCTGCTGAAGCAGCGGTTCGACCTGGAGACCGGGCAGTGCCTGGACGACGAGTCGGTGCGGATCGCCACGTACGAGGTGCGGGCGGCGTAA
- the nirB gene encoding nitrite reductase large subunit NirB: MTATPEATEATPTIVLVGHGMVGQRFLEALAERGMTATHRVVVLCEEPRPAYDRVALTSYFSGKTPEELSLTDMEFIETHGIELYVGDPAVSVDREAKTVTARSGQVFAYETLVLATGSYPFVPPVPNKDAQGCFVYRTIEDLLAIEEYAKTRTTGAVVGGGLLGLEAAGALKGLGLTSHIVEFAPRLMPVQVDDGGGAALLRTIEEMGLSVHTGVGTQEIVVDEDGAVTGMKLSDGSELATDLVVFSAGVRPRDQLARDCGLTVGERGGITVDEQCRTVADPHVFAIGECALAADGRVYGLVAPGYEQAETAAATIASDEAAFLGADLSTKLKLLGVDVASFGDAHGATADCLDVVYSDSRAGLYKKLVIGRDGTLLGGILVGDAEAYGTLKAFTGSVPPVKPESLVLPAGAGESVQLGPTALPDDAIICSCNNVRKGTIRGAVTEHNCTTVPEVKKCTKAGTTCGSCVKVLGQLVTAELEASGVEVDKGLCGCFSQTREELYEIVLALRINTYQDLLDRYGRDGAKGGDGCEICKPAVGSIIASLAPTIGASNYVLDGEQAALQDSNDHFLANIQKNGSYSVVPRIPGGEITPEGLIVIGEIARDFGLYTKITGGQRIDMFGARVEQLPLIWTRLVDAGFESGHAYGKSLRTVKSCVGQTWCRYGVQDSVRMAIDLELRYRGLRSPHKLKSAVSGCARECAEAQSKDFGVIATASGWNLYVGGNGGATPRHADLLAQDLTDAELIKLIDRFLMFYIRTADRLERTSTWLERIPGGLDHVRDVVVEDSLGICEELESLMAAHVAHYADEWATTINDPEKLARFVSFVNAPDTPDPVVGFVPEREQIKPDLPLLTIGHRPLEGSAQR, from the coding sequence ATGACCGCCACCCCGGAGGCCACGGAGGCCACCCCCACGATCGTCCTCGTCGGCCACGGCATGGTCGGCCAGCGCTTCCTCGAAGCCCTCGCCGAGCGGGGCATGACCGCCACGCACCGCGTGGTCGTGCTGTGCGAGGAGCCGCGTCCCGCGTACGACCGCGTCGCGCTCACCTCGTACTTCTCGGGGAAGACGCCCGAGGAACTCTCCCTGACGGACATGGAGTTCATCGAGACGCACGGCATCGAGCTGTACGTCGGCGACCCGGCCGTCTCCGTCGACCGCGAGGCGAAGACGGTCACCGCGAGGTCCGGGCAGGTCTTCGCGTACGAGACCCTCGTCCTCGCCACCGGCTCCTACCCCTTCGTGCCGCCGGTCCCCAACAAGGACGCCCAGGGCTGCTTCGTCTACCGGACGATCGAGGACCTCCTCGCCATCGAGGAGTACGCGAAGACCCGCACCACCGGTGCCGTGGTCGGCGGCGGTCTGCTCGGTCTGGAGGCGGCCGGTGCCCTGAAGGGGCTCGGGCTGACCTCCCACATCGTGGAGTTCGCGCCCCGGCTGATGCCGGTGCAGGTCGACGACGGTGGTGGCGCGGCGCTGCTGCGCACCATCGAGGAGATGGGCCTGAGCGTCCACACGGGCGTCGGCACGCAGGAGATCGTGGTCGACGAGGACGGCGCCGTCACCGGCATGAAGCTGTCCGACGGCAGCGAACTCGCCACCGACCTGGTGGTGTTCAGCGCCGGTGTCCGCCCCCGCGACCAGCTGGCCCGCGACTGTGGTCTGACGGTCGGCGAGCGCGGCGGCATCACCGTGGACGAGCAGTGCCGTACGGTCGCCGACCCGCACGTGTTCGCGATCGGCGAGTGCGCGCTGGCCGCCGACGGCCGGGTGTACGGCCTGGTGGCCCCCGGTTACGAGCAGGCCGAGACGGCGGCGGCGACCATCGCCTCCGACGAGGCCGCCTTCCTGGGCGCCGACCTGTCCACCAAGCTGAAGCTGCTCGGCGTGGACGTCGCCTCCTTCGGTGACGCGCACGGTGCCACCGCGGACTGCCTGGACGTGGTCTATTCCGACTCCCGCGCGGGCCTGTACAAGAAGCTGGTCATCGGCCGGGACGGCACGCTGCTCGGCGGCATCCTGGTGGGCGACGCGGAGGCGTACGGCACGCTGAAGGCGTTCACGGGTTCGGTGCCGCCGGTCAAGCCCGAGTCGCTGGTGCTGCCCGCCGGTGCCGGGGAGTCCGTCCAGCTCGGCCCGACCGCGCTGCCGGACGACGCGATCATCTGCTCCTGCAACAACGTCCGCAAGGGCACGATCCGCGGAGCGGTCACCGAGCACAACTGCACCACCGTGCCCGAGGTGAAGAAGTGCACCAAGGCCGGTACGACCTGCGGCAGTTGCGTCAAGGTGCTCGGCCAGCTGGTCACCGCCGAGCTGGAGGCGTCCGGCGTCGAGGTCGACAAGGGCCTGTGCGGCTGCTTCTCGCAGACCCGCGAGGAGCTCTACGAGATCGTCCTCGCCCTGCGCATCAACACCTACCAGGACCTGCTGGACCGCTACGGCCGCGACGGCGCCAAGGGCGGCGACGGCTGCGAGATCTGCAAGCCGGCGGTCGGTTCGATCATCGCCTCCCTCGCCCCGACGATCGGCGCGAGCAACTACGTCCTGGACGGCGAGCAGGCGGCCCTGCAGGACTCCAACGACCACTTCCTCGCCAACATCCAGAAGAACGGCTCCTACTCGGTCGTGCCGCGCATCCCCGGCGGTGAGATCACCCCCGAGGGCCTCATCGTGATCGGTGAGATCGCCCGCGACTTCGGCCTCTACACGAAGATCACCGGCGGTCAGCGGATCGACATGTTCGGCGCCCGCGTCGAACAACTCCCGCTCATCTGGACCCGGTTGGTGGACGCCGGCTTCGAGTCCGGGCACGCCTACGGCAAGTCCCTGCGCACCGTGAAGTCCTGTGTCGGCCAGACCTGGTGCCGCTACGGCGTCCAGGACTCGGTTCGCATGGCGATCGACCTGGAGCTGCGCTACCGGGGGCTCAGGTCGCCCCACAAGCTCAAGTCGGCGGTCTCCGGCTGCGCCCGCGAGTGCGCCGAGGCCCAGTCGAAGGACTTCGGCGTGATCGCCACGGCGAGCGGCTGGAACCTCTACGTCGGCGGCAACGGCGGCGCGACCCCGCGCCACGCGGACCTGCTCGCCCAGGACCTCACCGACGCCGAACTGATCAAGCTGATCGACCGGTTCCTGATGTTCTACATCCGCACCGCGGACCGCCTGGAGCGCACCTCGACCTGGCTGGAGCGCATCCCCGGCGGCCTGGACCACGTCCGTGACGTGGTCGTGGAGGACTCCCTCGGCATCTGCGAGGAACTGGAGTCCCTGATGGCGGCCCACGTGGCGCACTACGCCGACGAGTGGGCGACCACCATCAACGACCCCGAGAAGCTCGCCCGGTTCGTGTCCTTCGTGAACGCCCCGGACACCCCCGACCCGGTCGTCGGCTTCGTCCCCGAGCGCGAGCAGATCAAGCCCGACCTGCCGCTGCTGACCATCGGCCACCGTCCCCTGGAAGGAAGCGCCCAGCGATGA
- a CDS encoding FAD-dependent oxidoreductase, giving the protein MTSNTRVVVIGAGLAGVRLARRLGELGTPVTLIGEEEHRPYNRVLLAEVLAGRYTPEVIALPAPAALTRARVTGIDREARTVEYADGSKTAYDTLVLATGSNPVLPPLRGLFTPDHVLPEGVHAFRTMDDCLGLSAAVRPGVKAVVIGGGLLGVSAARALAQRGAQVILAQQSERLMERQLDPSASKLVRRHLGDLGVEVHTDLRVRDVRCVGGAVRSVEMADGYALDAEIVVLACGVHPRVGLAQTAGLEVRKGIVVDDELRTSDPHIHAIGDCAQHDGNVYGLATPALEQADVLAELLAGRTNARYTGTRSLTRLTLAGQTAFDLAAFGETEALPGDDVVQLADATRGTYRKVVVRDDRLVGGVLVGELGTVGALARAWEGAEPLPDNGPLLHLLTNDGGS; this is encoded by the coding sequence ATGACCTCGAATACGCGTGTGGTGGTGATCGGCGCCGGGCTCGCGGGCGTCCGGCTCGCCCGGCGGCTCGGAGAGCTCGGCACGCCCGTGACGCTGATCGGCGAGGAGGAGCACCGCCCGTACAACCGGGTGCTCCTCGCCGAGGTGCTGGCCGGGCGGTACACCCCCGAGGTGATCGCGCTCCCGGCGCCGGCCGCGCTGACCCGCGCCCGGGTCACCGGCATCGACCGCGAGGCACGGACCGTCGAGTACGCGGACGGTTCGAAGACCGCCTACGACACGCTGGTCCTGGCCACCGGCTCCAACCCCGTCCTGCCGCCTCTGCGCGGCCTCTTCACCCCCGACCACGTGCTGCCGGAGGGCGTCCACGCCTTCCGCACCATGGACGACTGCCTGGGCCTGTCCGCGGCGGTCCGGCCGGGAGTGAAGGCGGTCGTGATCGGCGGCGGGCTCCTCGGGGTCTCCGCGGCCCGCGCGCTCGCCCAGCGCGGCGCCCAGGTGATCCTCGCCCAGCAGTCCGAGCGGCTGATGGAGCGCCAGCTCGACCCGAGCGCGTCCAAGCTCGTCCGGCGCCACCTCGGGGACCTCGGCGTCGAGGTCCACACCGACCTGCGCGTGCGGGACGTGCGCTGTGTCGGCGGGGCGGTCCGCTCGGTGGAGATGGCCGACGGTTACGCCCTGGACGCCGAGATCGTGGTCCTGGCCTGCGGGGTCCACCCGCGTGTCGGTCTCGCGCAGACCGCGGGCCTGGAGGTGCGCAAGGGCATCGTCGTGGACGACGAACTGCGCACGTCCGACCCGCACATCCACGCCATCGGCGACTGCGCCCAGCACGACGGCAACGTCTACGGCCTCGCCACCCCGGCCCTCGAACAGGCAGATGTCCTGGCCGAGTTGCTGGCCGGTCGGACGAACGCCCGCTACACCGGCACCCGTTCGCTGACCCGGCTCACGCTCGCCGGGCAGACCGCCTTCGACCTGGCCGCGTTCGGCGAGACCGAGGCGCTCCCGGGCGACGACGTCGTCCAGCTCGCGGACGCCACCCGCGGCACCTACCGCAAGGTCGTCGTCCGCGACGACCGCCTGGTCGGCGGGGTCCTCGTCGGCGAACTCGGCACCGTCGGCGCGCTCGCCCGCGCCTGGGAGGGAGCAGAGCCGCTCCCCGACAACGGCCCGCTGCTCCACCTGCTCACCAACGATGGAGGCTCCTGA
- the cpt gene encoding chloramphenicol phosphotransferase CPT gives MTTQVIVLNGGSSSGKTGIARCLQAVLPEPWLAFSIDDFVDSMPPALQASDAGLEVTADGGVSVGADFTRLEAAWMAGLAATARAGARVVVDDVFLGGPHSQERWRRALAGLDVLWVGVRCEAAVAAGREIVRGDRARGMAEKQAEAVHQGVVYDIEVDTTRTESLECARTIAGAVVSGSP, from the coding sequence GTGACGACTCAGGTGATCGTGCTCAACGGCGGTTCCAGCTCCGGGAAGACGGGGATCGCGCGGTGTCTTCAGGCCGTGCTGCCCGAGCCCTGGCTGGCGTTCAGCATCGACGACTTCGTCGACTCGATGCCCCCGGCCCTCCAGGCGTCGGACGCGGGCCTGGAGGTCACGGCCGACGGCGGGGTGAGCGTGGGGGCGGACTTCACGCGGCTGGAGGCCGCCTGGATGGCGGGCCTCGCCGCGACCGCCCGCGCGGGCGCCCGGGTCGTCGTCGACGACGTCTTCCTCGGCGGCCCGCACTCGCAGGAACGCTGGCGACGGGCCTTGGCCGGCCTCGACGTGCTGTGGGTCGGCGTGCGCTGCGAGGCCGCCGTCGCCGCGGGCCGCGAGATCGTCCGGGGCGACCGGGCCCGGGGGATGGCCGAGAAGCAGGCGGAGGCCGTCCACCAGGGCGTGGTCTACGACATCGAGGTCGACACCACCCGCACCGAGTCCCTGGAGTGCGCGCGCACCATCGCCGGGGCGGTCGTCAGCGGCTCCCCGTGA
- a CDS encoding class F sortase, with protein sequence MRNRGFGNTAIAGVTVMALCTGAWLLRSGAETHAPPQPSAAQARAAGDSGRAAAPALPPSPPDRVRIPAIRVDAPLMALALTAAGSLDVPPASKKNLAGWYEAGTVPGETGTAIVAGHVDNAEGPAVFYDLGALRKGSAIEVDRRDGSVAVFTVDAVEVYDARNFPDEKVYGAAKRPELRVITCGGGYSRSTGYRGNVVVFAHLTGSR encoded by the coding sequence GTGCGCAACCGCGGCTTCGGCAACACCGCCATAGCGGGCGTCACCGTGATGGCCCTGTGCACCGGCGCGTGGCTGCTGCGCAGCGGCGCCGAGACGCACGCCCCGCCGCAGCCGTCCGCCGCCCAGGCGCGCGCGGCAGGCGACAGCGGGCGGGCCGCCGCGCCCGCGCTGCCGCCGTCCCCGCCCGACCGCGTCCGCATCCCCGCGATCCGGGTGGACGCGCCGTTGATGGCCCTGGCCCTCACCGCGGCCGGCAGCCTCGATGTACCGCCGGCCTCGAAGAAGAACCTCGCCGGCTGGTACGAGGCCGGCACCGTCCCCGGTGAGACGGGCACCGCGATCGTCGCCGGACATGTCGACAACGCCGAGGGTCCCGCCGTCTTCTACGACCTCGGGGCCCTGCGCAAGGGCAGCGCGATCGAGGTGGACCGGCGCGACGGAAGCGTCGCGGTGTTCACGGTGGACGCGGTCGAGGTGTACGACGCGAGGAACTTCCCCGACGAGAAGGTGTACGGGGCCGCGAAGAGGCCCGAGCTGCGGGTGATCACCTGCGGTGGCGGCTACTCGCGCTCGACCGGTTACCGGGGCAACGTGGTGGTGTTCGCGCACCTCACGGGGAGCCGCTGA